The region TAGCACTAAAAAGAGAATTCATTACATTTACAACATAATCATGATAAAATACATTACTTTTGTAATTAAGACATACCTTTGTATTAAAGTTTTCAATTCTTTGCTTGGCTTCTTGTGCACTCAACAAAACCACATGACAATATGGTCTATGAgacaaataataatcaattgtCAATGAGACCTATTAAATAAAGATTTTAGTTAATGATTTGGCATTAGTTAGATAATAACTAAAGTGAGTGAGTTCAACTTACGCATGAAAATAAGGAGCgatgtaaatttttttctagGATGCATCAATCAACCATTGAATGTAAATTTGAGAGTGCATTGTTCTATTCCTAGACTTTTTTGTACTTTGAGGCTCAAGGAAATCATAGATATTAGCATTTCTCGCATTGACAATTAATCCATTTAGATACATGCATTGCTACAAATTCACAAGGTTTAGGTTGATCTAACGAAACATAAGTTAaatgcaaaatataaatttaagtgcACTCACATAATCCAAAGTTGAATGACTACAATGTTCAATATCTGATTACCCTGAATTATTTCAAACAAATCTGACATGTTTATATACAATGATATATCATCATTGTCAACGCTAAAGATGGTTGCATCAACGCTAATGGAATGCCATAAGGTACTTGAACAAATTGGATGATGCCCGAATCAACTTCTTAATTAGATTAACATTTTGGTCAGGTTGGGGTTCATAGCTCGGGCTCAAAACTATAGTCTAACTCCCATACGAAAACCAGCAGTACGCACATGACCCAGGTGCTCTTCATCCCGTTAGTTGCAAGACCAAGCCTCAAATTTCTAGGATCACTCCCAAACTGTGGATAGAGTGTATCATTTCTCTTTCATTGAGGTGAATCAGTTGTGTGTCATAACAATCCATCACTTTTTCTTCCATTTGCATGCCACACAAGGTTTTTTGCATCATTAACATTAACAAATAAACGTTTAAATCGAGGTATGATTGGTAGATACCATGTCATTCAACAATTCAGGCAATTCAATGATACTTTTATCTATCCACCCATTTCTTGCCTTGATGTTAAATAATCTTAATATTGCTAACAAACGTGTGAATCTTGTACAGTCGAGATATAAAGCTTTTTCTAAATCATCTTTCAATAAATCATACATGTGTGCGTGTTAAGAATTTTCTTCTCCAATATCCTCAACCATATCCTTCATGTGATCTTCACAATATACATTAGACTATGGAGATGGAGATACAATTGAGAGGTTTACAATTTCACTATGTTAGGTCGATGTTGTATAACTTTTTAAGaaatcatcacaaataaaatGTTCTCTTACCAACTTAATTGGTAGTCTCTCTCGTTTAAACAATTAACACAGGATCAATAATATTTTCCATTCAAAAGTCTTCTTTTTCGTTGAGCAGATTGTAGAAATTCTTCAACATCATTATCATATACACCACTAACTCAACTAGCATTCACCCAACTTCGATCTATTTCTACACAACATAAAATCCATTGTTTATTTATGAATATCTCccattcattaaaaaatatactactTTGCAAACTGTCAAAATCGACGACTGAAGTTCATCATAATGATTGTCATTACTCcttcctttaattttaaaatataatttgggatatgaattcaatttttatattgaatctTAAATAGGAAACTAAGAAACAACACAACTATAAAATTGATGGAATAACacttaaaatatgaatttctaAACATATTGTTGAGTGTTGAACACCCTTGGACCCAAAACCAACACCTTAACATTACTACTAATACCAAAGCACAACAATTAGATACTTGGAAAAGCAGTAATCAAATATAAATCATAATcctgaaaataaatttcatgaaTCACGACGtaagcaaaaagaaaaagaaataagaaaaggCCCAAAAGTGTTAATAGGTTGAAATACTCTCTAATTTCTTATGATCTGCATTTAAGACAACCAAGGATTGTTTTGAAGAACTTGAAATATAACACTTGTAAATTTCTTAGTTGTTTtgtaataaattcataatatcctTTTGTATATATCAATATGGCAATAGTggctagagatggcaaataaacccgtccccgtgggtattgcccgaacccgtcctcgttttgaaaattattaaaatattcaattatataatatatatatatatatatatatatttttttttctttttttttcttttaattatttcatttgtcatgaaactcattctcatctccaatatattttttatcttatcataacctttatgtaattatgttaaaatgatgtatgttaataaaaaaaatattatgcctcacatttgaatatttatattattttttaatatttttatttattataaattttcctttcacatgagaatgtttatactctcaatttaaggtaatataaaaaaaattctttacttattattattattattaatttttgtttaatttgaagaactcttttgtttcattaaaataattttcgttatttttcaaccattaagtatatatgttgatatttgaaaagttttcttagttctctaagatatttttcgtcttatcataccttagttatacatttgatttcctttgtgtgatttttttcgatagtctctcaaattatttctaaaacacacatttgttagttttttaatatttttatttattgtttttattttatcatgtagaataatatttcgatatattctatctaattattttttattttataactcattattaatcataatgtaattttttcactttaaattctgtttgaagtggttaaaatatatatatatatatatatatatatatatatatatataatgatatttaggaatagtatatgataattcactacaagaaaaacatgaaatggtgactgatttagtcagtaacccatatcagtcactatttttcgtcattggtggtagtagttgatttattgtctgaatcaatgactaaattagtgactgattcaatgatcgaatcgtacttgatttagtgaccaatttaattactaatttatttgtaatttaatgacaaattttttggtcactaatgatatttctatttaattttaaccacttcaaataatttaataattagttctctaaggtatttttcattttatcataccttaattatacatttgatttcctttgtgcgatttctttcgatagtctctcaaattatttctaaaacacacatttgttagttttttaatatttttatttattgtttattttcatcatgtagaataatatttcgatatattctatctaattatttgttattttataactcactattaatcatactgtaatttttttcactttaattgtataaataacttttatttactacaatataaaaatttaatgtaattgctatgaatatttttttgtcactatccaacatatattgaagttcaaaagatacaaaatctatgtcaaaattttattattatgtttattatttgttctttgtgtcattttgatcaagtgatgtattataacttttattagtgtataaaaaagagattattataatttaaaaaattgaagtaaacaaacatttaaaatatattttaatttgaatatttgttttccttttattattatgtttattatttgttctttgtgtcattttgatcaagtgatatattataacttttattagtgtataaaaaagagattcattagaatttaaaaaattgaagtaaacaaacatttaaaatatattttaatttgaatatttgttttccttttatatttttttgaaatattttttaattttatcaactaagttcatcaatgttgtagtttgcaaatttaataaatgttttggttcacatgaaattttatttggtattctaatataaaatgtaaacaattataatttattttaaggtatttggcatcgaagaaaatcctcctaatattgaatatttcataatattatgttttctttaccgtaattttttttcttttataaaaattaatattgaagtagttagaacacgggtacgggtatgggtacgagattatacccgttacccggtggggatggggatgggaaaaaagtttgatacccgttgggtttgggtatggggatggggatgaattttttatgcggggatgggtatgggatagcgaaacccgtccccgccccgccccgttgccatccctaatagTGGCCCTTACAACAAGTTGGATAGAGCAAAGCAAATAGAAACCCATGCCCTATTCAACAATAGAGTCACTAAAGTAGCTTTGAATCAAGAacaaccaaattcaaattttgtataCTACATTTACTTATCCATACACGGTTTTTTTGCAAACATTCCCtatattattcaatttcttttccatttctaAGAAGGCACTCTACCTTGTTACAAAAAATTCTATCTTATGAAAAACAAAGATGATGTACGTTACCATAAGAAGACGCATCTCAACGGAAGAGAAAGAATATGTTGGGAGGGGAGTGCCACTGTAAGGGTTTGAGAGTCTCGTTTGAAGCCCACCATAGAACAGGACCAAGAGGCACAAGTTGAGCACAATGCAGCGGTAGACTAAGAGGGTTGAGCGGCGACAATGGTACTGGCAAAAAAGCTCCTTTAGGGCGACAATGCCAgcctaaaaaaaatgttgttcgGTATGAAAGAGGCACACAACAATGGTGAACGAGGCACAAGTGGAGGATCAAAAACAGGTAGAACCAGCTGCGAGAGAAAACAAAGAACCGGAACAAAAGAGAGAAATGAAAAGGCACGAGCtttgaataaaaacatatacTACGTCAATTCTCTCTAACAATTGATGTAGTatcatgtgttttttttaagttcAATTCAAATGTCATACTACATCGACTACCCGAACAACTgatgttatattattttcagTATTTACGAAATTGTCACCGATattttcttattacataatttcatTAAcgagttataataataattcataaaaagtATCATTTTTCATGACAAGTGTAGTTGTAATcattataaaatgaattatattttatgacAGTTGAATATACTATCATAAAagatacatttttcttttaaaaattttgtttatttaatcaatttCTACTTGTATCGTAAAAagtgcattttttttcttctaatttttatttatttaatcaattatatacTTGCATAACAAATACTTTGTATACAAGAAACACTTATATGACAAAGATTTTTTAACAATACAAGATACACTTATATAACAaagatttttgaacaaaaaattttagTGATTTCATACATTAACTATAACAAAACTTtactgaaatttaatttaaacaactACATATAAACATGATCAttacaacaaatatttaaaagaaaaaaatgtcaacTATCTTGAACTTCATGTAACACATCATTCTTTAATGGGATAAGTAATTGAGTATCTACATgcttaaatatttattcaatcaataaaagataaaaatagttaatttttaaatatttaagatatttGAACTAATTGTATGTTATCTCTCTCTAAGAGACACTATTTTTTACGATATGAAACACCCATATATTTATGTTGATCATAAATGTGAAAATCACTTTCCAAAATTGGTTTAACATGTGCTCTTGGAAACACAAGTTAAGGAGGAAACTCTGGATCACAATTATGCAAGAAAACGTGAACATCAAACACTTGTTCAAAGATGCAATGCATTGAGAAACTATATAAACCACAACAAAGAGTGGGAAAATATgcataagaaaaattaacactAATTAACAACACTTGATTCTTCATTCAACATAAGATGGACTCCCAAAATGCAAGCTACAATGTTGGGCAAGCCAAGGGTCAAGCTCAGGTCTACCTTCAACCTCTTCTCTTTGTAGTGTGTTGATGTTCACGCATGCTCAATATTCATAAATCATTGAAAGGTTTTTGTATGATATTGCAGGAAAAGGCTAGCAACATGATGGACAAGGCTAGTGATGCTGCTCATTCTGCTCAAGATTCCATGCAACAGGTTCTTCTATTCTTTGTTTCCCAACTTTTATCTAAATCAAAGCATGTTGTAACATTCATGTTTAATCcatatttacaataatattcaTATTGACATTCGAATGTAAAGAGTCTTACATGGTTgttgaattagaaaataaaatgcatgATAAAAGTAAGTGTATTTTATTGTGTATAGGCTGGGCAACAAATGCAGGAAAAGGCACAAGGAGCTACTGATTCTATCAAGAGTGCTTTGAATTCAAAGAATTAAAAAGCTAAATGGATCGTTAATTATGCTTGACTTTCTTCCCTTCAAATAAACCTTGTTTTTGTTCATCTACATATTTTGTAGAAAtatcattctttttttatattagatgTATTCATCTTATTTCAATTTGTAGAAACatcattcaattttatttcaaatgtaACCATTTTCCTTTGATTTGGGAAACCAGATTCTTTAATGATCAAAGACTCaaagttttaaatatgaatgGTTCTAAAATCTTGTAGAAAGACATTGCTAACACCAAAATGTTAGATCTAGCCATTTATAAGTACATTTTGTTGAGTTCCTTTCAACAAGCAACAAGTTTATCTATCAATTAAATTACTTCTCAGTCCtacaatttgttttaaattctaTTAGGCAAACATTTTGGAATTTTGAATGCAAAGCATTTTTTTTGGATGAATTGAAACatttttcacttaattaaaattatgttaaattactcttttggtccttatatttgtcAAGTAATGTCAAATTAGTTCTCTAGTTTttctttgtctcaatttggtcattgttttttttaaatgattcaatttggtcattgccATCAATTTTGACCAAACAATCTTAAAGCCAACTCCACATgtcaatttgtgatttttttattttttttatttttgaatttttgaattttttatttttttcacaattgtgtcacacataagtttaagaactaaatttcaagtttaaaacaaaactcaaatttaaagttttgtataaaatttaagttaatttgaaaatatctttagaaatattattaatagaaacgttaattttagtaaaaatatcaccataagatttacagaaaaaataaattgagtctcaatttaaggaGGGATAATACTGTtctacttttacaaaaattaggactaaattgaaattaaaaacaattataggaaacaaattgaatcattttgacacgtggcacaattgcgaagtgacacgtgtaaaaaaatattaattaacacGTGGCATTGATTTTAACATCGTTTAGTCAAACTAACAGtaaagaccaaattaaatcttttttaaaaaaataagaactaaattgagataaaaaaaaacttgagaaCCAAATTGACATTACGTgacaaataaaaaaccaaaagaataatttaaccttaaaattacaattgtaacttaataaaaaaggtattttaattattttattcagtttgatttatctttttgataaaaaaaaactcaatttagTTTCTTATATTTCAAACTCTaacgtgaatttttttttccatttacaCCGAAATGAGTGAGATTacacatttgttttattttctaaaattaaaaagtataatatacTTATTATGAGTttcttaaaatgataaaataaatcaaaacttAGAGCAATGTCAAAAGAAGTAAACTCAATCACAAGAATTATTTTGTTGTGTTAGACTAACGGTCTTTCTTGAACAGTTTAACATTAATAACctaatataacatatttttttgtctaattttAATGAGATACATTTATGTCTTTGTAATAATATAAGATGAGAATGTTCATTAGTTAAAAGATAACATTCAACACATCCTTCATCATAGAAGACAtaagttcattttttgttttttgtaagACTAAAATATACAAAAGTTGACTTACGAATGTCAACGAAGATTTTAAcacaataaatcaaatattttctaaaagtgtacattaaatttggtattattaatataaataaataaaggtgtattttaaatttaatattatcaatataaattttaaatttaatattatcaatataAGAAAGGGATGTTAAgaatataagatattttatatataacatgatgatcgcaaaaaaaataaaaaataaaaagttgtcGGTTAAATGCTACCTCCAATTGATAAAgatcattttttataatgattaaaatgcactttttatgtgaattttaaAGCTGACATAGATACAACTAACATATAAAAGTATTACTTTTCATGATAGTTGAATAACAATGATAGTTGAATAACAGTGTTATAGAAATTtcactttatatattaattttaaagatttatctgaaaaaatattgaaatatgtcacttcattataaaaaaattattaaataatgattagttttagtgattaaaaatatgtttaaagattaatttagagattaattttctaattaaaattaatttagaaatcaaatttTTCTAACCAAAATCTTaataactaatgttagtgaccaaacTTAGAGATCAaatcataatagaaattattttaattgtcaaattaaaaaccaatttgaaactagagctgtcaaaatggttATAACCCGCAAACTAACACAGTTCACCACGGGTTGAgaccgggttgggttgaaaaaaaaattagaaatttcaaTACGGATCAAAAATGAACCTAACCCACTAAGAACCCGACTCATTCGAATTGAACCTGTGATGAATCAGGTTAGCTCACCAACccactaataaattttaaatattaaatatatatatatatatatatatatatatataatattaaaaaataaaaccctAAATCTAAATGATATTCTCTTTAATTCACCACTGcatcttttgtttgttgttgtcATCTTCAAACTGCTGCTACCAGACTCAGCATTATTTGTTTGTTCATATTTTCACGGTTCTAACTTCTATCTCTCATCTCTCCCTTACTTTCacttcataatttattttgaaacctgcaaaatatttttaattggcTAAAACCCCTTTGAAAAAAACCCTTCCTAATGCattggtttctatttttgtgGTACCATGTGTTCGTTTCAAAGATATAAAACTATTTGTTTTccttcttttacatttttttcatgtgttCTTTTTCAATATGCAACTTGATGTAGTTGTTAGATAAGTGGCATCCAAGAATATCT is a window of Vigna unguiculata cultivar IT97K-499-35 chromosome 4, ASM411807v1, whole genome shotgun sequence DNA encoding:
- the LOC114180287 gene encoding stress-induced protein KIN2-like — its product is MDSQNASYNVGQAKGQAQEKASNMMDKASDAAHSAQDSMQQAGQQMQEKAQGATDSIKSALNSKN